A genome region from Schlesneria paludicola DSM 18645 includes the following:
- a CDS encoding penicillin acylase family protein codes for MRFFRLFLSIITFYSLTSNFAHAADRKVTVHRDKWGVPHVYAETASEGAYGLGYAQAEDRLHDIYTSIRTGTGTMAEAFGSNYLEQDYIMRLCRNNDIAQNSLKTMPANIRTLVENFTAGIQAYVDEHPEAVPEFAVKLEPWKILTIGRAMILRWPLGTIDDEKNQVPNSKRPPMGSNEWAVAPSRSADHVPILLSDPHLTWEGMSVLYEARVHAGEMHMNGFFLIGSPILAIGHNQRVGWALTTGGPDTADVYEMTIRANPDKKQLEYEYDGEWKPVSQQLFSIPVKGGATVEKPALYTHLGPVLSAPDLKQGTALVGAAPLLEMSGMMEQGYQMVMSKNCQEFFQAVGKGEFNPQNIMFADIKGDIGFVRCGVTPIRPEGYDWKRPVPGNTSKTAWKGIHPVEDLVHIFNPPQGYMQNCNISPLNMMKDSPFTADKYRDYIYHVSWDTENPRSLRIRSLLEADHAVTREKAIAYTMDIFDVHAQRWQTELKLAIDAVGKQKMQNPQFAAAVKAILDWNGYFTSEATATSLYKFWRLKVGTEANIEQLQDGGHFDATQQEVVLNVLQKTIDDMQTKYGKWDVAWGDIHQVGRDEQLFPAAGADFQSGPKELNFSETLFDVRSKDNPTHPGKFIANSGSMAVILMFFHPDGIQSLTCTPWGQSGNPKSPHYADQAEKLYSKLQMKPTWWTEKELVQNLESTRTLAIKAVAK; via the coding sequence ATGCGCTTTTTTCGTCTGTTTCTATCGATCATTACGTTTTATTCGCTCACGTCAAATTTCGCCCATGCAGCGGATCGAAAGGTGACCGTCCATCGCGACAAGTGGGGGGTCCCTCATGTCTACGCGGAAACGGCGTCCGAGGGCGCTTACGGACTAGGCTACGCTCAGGCCGAAGATCGACTGCATGACATTTACACGTCGATTAGAACCGGCACGGGAACCATGGCCGAGGCCTTCGGCTCCAACTATCTCGAGCAGGACTACATCATGCGGCTTTGTCGAAACAACGACATTGCCCAGAACTCACTCAAGACCATGCCTGCCAATATTCGGACTCTGGTTGAAAACTTCACCGCCGGGATCCAAGCATACGTCGATGAACACCCCGAGGCGGTCCCCGAGTTTGCGGTCAAACTGGAACCCTGGAAAATCCTGACGATCGGCCGGGCCATGATCCTCCGCTGGCCACTCGGCACAATCGATGATGAGAAGAACCAAGTCCCGAACTCGAAGCGCCCTCCGATGGGTTCGAATGAATGGGCGGTCGCGCCTTCTCGATCCGCCGATCATGTGCCGATCCTGCTATCTGATCCGCACCTCACCTGGGAAGGTATGTCAGTTCTGTATGAGGCCCGCGTTCACGCTGGCGAAATGCATATGAACGGATTCTTTCTGATCGGATCGCCGATTCTTGCGATTGGACACAATCAACGTGTCGGCTGGGCACTGACGACAGGTGGTCCCGACACGGCGGATGTCTACGAAATGACCATCCGCGCGAACCCCGATAAAAAACAACTCGAATACGAATACGACGGCGAATGGAAGCCGGTTTCTCAGCAATTGTTTTCGATCCCAGTCAAGGGCGGGGCAACCGTCGAAAAGCCCGCCCTCTACACACATCTCGGCCCCGTCCTTTCGGCCCCCGACCTGAAGCAGGGAACGGCTCTGGTCGGCGCGGCTCCCCTGCTTGAAATGTCGGGCATGATGGAGCAGGGGTATCAGATGGTGATGTCCAAAAACTGTCAGGAATTCTTCCAGGCCGTCGGCAAGGGAGAGTTCAATCCCCAGAACATCATGTTCGCGGATATCAAAGGCGATATCGGTTTTGTCCGTTGCGGCGTCACGCCGATTCGGCCTGAAGGCTACGACTGGAAGCGCCCCGTTCCTGGAAACACGTCGAAAACCGCCTGGAAGGGGATTCATCCTGTTGAAGATCTCGTACACATTTTCAATCCCCCCCAAGGATACATGCAGAACTGCAATATCAGTCCGCTCAACATGATGAAGGACTCGCCATTCACGGCGGACAAATATCGCGACTACATCTACCACGTTTCATGGGATACCGAGAATCCACGCAGCCTGCGTATCCGCTCGCTGCTTGAAGCCGACCATGCCGTCACGCGCGAAAAGGCGATTGCCTACACGATGGACATTTTCGACGTTCACGCCCAGCGCTGGCAAACAGAACTGAAGCTGGCCATCGACGCTGTCGGTAAACAGAAAATGCAAAACCCTCAGTTCGCCGCAGCCGTCAAAGCGATTCTCGACTGGAATGGATACTTTACTTCGGAAGCCACGGCCACTTCCCTCTACAAGTTCTGGCGGCTCAAGGTCGGGACCGAGGCCAACATCGAACAACTTCAAGACGGTGGTCACTTCGACGCAACACAGCAAGAAGTCGTGCTGAATGTTCTGCAGAAGACGATCGACGACATGCAGACGAAGTACGGCAAATGGGACGTCGCCTGGGGCGACATCCACCAGGTCGGCCGCGACGAACAACTCTTCCCCGCCGCAGGAGCCGACTTTCAGTCTGGCCCCAAAGAGCTCAACTTCTCGGAAACTCTGTTCGATGTTCGCTCGAAGGATAACCCAACCCATCCTGGAAAATTCATTGCCAACAGCGGTTCCATGGCCGTCATCCTGATGTTCTTTCACCCAGATGGAATTCAGTCTCTCACGTGTACTCCGTGGGGCCAAAGCGGCAACCCCAAGTCGCCGCACTACGCCGATCAGGCAGAGAAGCTGTACTCGAAGTTACAGATGAAACCGACCTGGTGGACGGAAAAGGAACTCGTGCAGAACCTCGAATCCACCCGCACGCTCGCGATCAAAGCCGTGGCAAAATAG
- the cheB gene encoding chemotaxis-specific protein-glutamate methyltransferase CheB: protein MDSFRVVVVDDSALFRTMLRNLLAEIPHCEVVASVADGKTAIDKITELRPDLVTLDVEMPDVSGIDVLRELKRRRVSAKVVMISRWTTAGAQVTTDALIEGAFDFILKPSSGDPVANKAALRAALEERISAVRETAPAENAANTDQTTSTPHPAVRVKAVVIGCSTGGPDALARVIPDLPANLPAPVFIVQHMPEGFTASLASRLNQASELEVLEAEDGLRVRPGQVVLARGDRHLELSHRAGDSVLVKLSEAPREHRCRPAVDFTLRSAVELYEGHLLAVILTGMGRDGTAGCELVHSRGGRVLAQHATGCTVYGMPKAVIQAGVADQIVELPRVAKAIERMLAIR from the coding sequence ATGGATTCGTTTCGCGTAGTGGTCGTGGATGACTCGGCCCTGTTCCGCACAATGCTGCGGAACTTGCTGGCAGAAATTCCACATTGTGAAGTCGTCGCGAGCGTTGCCGATGGAAAAACCGCCATCGACAAGATCACTGAACTGCGCCCGGATCTCGTGACCCTGGACGTTGAAATGCCGGACGTCAGTGGAATCGACGTCTTGCGAGAACTAAAACGAAGACGTGTCAGTGCGAAGGTCGTGATGATCAGCCGTTGGACGACGGCCGGGGCTCAAGTCACGACCGATGCCTTGATCGAAGGGGCCTTCGACTTCATCCTTAAGCCTTCAAGTGGCGATCCCGTCGCGAACAAAGCGGCACTTCGCGCGGCCCTCGAAGAAAGGATCTCGGCAGTCCGAGAGACCGCCCCTGCAGAAAACGCGGCCAATACCGACCAGACGACGTCAACACCACATCCTGCGGTTCGCGTGAAAGCCGTCGTGATCGGCTGTTCGACCGGCGGCCCCGATGCATTGGCCCGCGTCATCCCTGACCTTCCCGCCAACCTGCCGGCTCCGGTGTTCATCGTCCAACACATGCCCGAGGGCTTTACGGCCTCATTGGCATCCCGCTTGAATCAGGCCAGTGAACTTGAGGTACTCGAAGCGGAAGATGGATTGCGCGTTCGCCCGGGTCAAGTGGTACTCGCCCGCGGCGACCGCCATCTTGAACTCAGCCATCGCGCCGGTGATAGTGTCCTTGTGAAACTGTCAGAAGCGCCGCGCGAACATCGGTGCCGCCCCGCAGTTGACTTCACCTTGCGGTCCGCAGTGGAACTATACGAGGGGCATCTGCTGGCCGTGATCCTGACAGGCATGGGACGCGACGGAACCGCAGGCTGCGAACTCGTCCACTCCCGCGGCGGCCGCGTTCTCGCCCAGCATGCGACGGGATGCACAGTCTATGGCATGCCCAAAGCCGTGATTCAGGCGGGCGTCGCCGACCAGATCGTTGAACTGCCACGAGTCGCTAAAGCCATCGAACGGATGCTCGCCATTCGCTAA
- a CDS encoding CheC, inhibitor of MCP methylation — MQSQTFNDRQIAQLTKAFHQGAAEASAALVKWLNSTMTMAIDSVNQCPLDVAIGVLGEGDSPVCMCLMEMQGTLTGHMLLAFDDPSGLALSDILTGRTAGTANEWGEVESSCVLETMNIAGSAYLNGISNDLSQRSHNQVELIPSPPMFLRDFAESLLETAFMDQAVANGDVVFARTRFDLQGQALRWTFLLIPDPASLQRLSEILTDLS; from the coding sequence ATGCAATCTCAGACATTTAATGATCGACAAATTGCACAGTTGACCAAGGCCTTTCATCAGGGCGCGGCCGAAGCGTCGGCCGCCTTGGTGAAATGGTTGAACTCGACCATGACCATGGCGATCGACTCCGTCAATCAGTGTCCACTCGACGTCGCAATCGGGGTACTCGGTGAAGGAGACAGCCCCGTCTGTATGTGCCTGATGGAAATGCAGGGCACACTGACGGGTCATATGCTGCTAGCCTTCGACGATCCTAGCGGACTGGCGCTTTCCGATATCTTGACAGGGCGCACGGCGGGAACTGCCAACGAATGGGGTGAAGTCGAAAGCTCGTGTGTCTTGGAAACGATGAACATTGCGGGCAGTGCATACCTCAATGGAATCTCCAATGACCTGTCGCAACGAAGTCACAATCAAGTTGAGTTAATCCCTTCGCCGCCGATGTTCCTGCGCGATTTCGCAGAAAGTCTGTTGGAAACCGCATTCATGGACCAGGCGGTCGCCAACGGCGACGTGGTCTTTGCCCGAACACGATTCGACCTGCAGGGCCAGGCACTTCGCTGGACGTTCCTGCTGATCCCCGATCCCGCGTCACTACAGCGACTCTCAGAAATCCTCACAGACCTGTCATGA
- a CDS encoding chemotaxis protein CheD, with product MPDIPAHDDRDGTERKIGIGELDVIQGTGTLRTLLGSCIGLVLHDRKQCVGGLAHIVLPTSNGETRLPGKFADTALPELLRLIQRAGGKPGNLTAKIAGGANMFATTKMAGIGDQNLTMVERLLKDARIPVVGRHCGGQQGRRVAYDVQTGSVIVEIVGCPPVEL from the coding sequence ATGCCCGACATTCCCGCTCATGATGATCGTGACGGCACCGAACGAAAAATTGGGATCGGCGAACTGGACGTCATCCAAGGAACAGGCACGCTTCGAACGCTACTTGGATCATGTATCGGATTAGTTCTTCATGATCGAAAACAATGTGTCGGTGGTCTTGCCCATATCGTCCTGCCGACATCAAACGGTGAAACTCGACTGCCAGGAAAATTCGCAGATACCGCGTTGCCAGAACTGCTTCGTCTCATCCAACGAGCGGGGGGCAAGCCCGGAAACCTGACCGCAAAAATTGCAGGCGGCGCGAACATGTTCGCAACCACCAAAATGGCCGGTATCGGAGATCAAAACCTGACCATGGTAGAGCGACTGTTAAAGGATGCAAGAATTCCGGTTGTCGGCCGACATTGTGGCGGGCAACAGGGGCGTCGCGTCGCCTATGATGTGCAGACTGGCAGCGTTATCGTCGAAATTGTCGGCTGCCCACCCGTCGAACTGTGA
- a CDS encoding response regulator, which produces MKRLMIVDDALIMRMKIREIATKAGWTVVAEAPNGAEAVRLFDEHHPDMVTLDMVMPEMDGLSALKAIRSSHPAANVVMVSAVNQKEKLRECITAGAVDFIVKPFDPEQLQAFFERFHRDM; this is translated from the coding sequence ATGAAGCGTTTAATGATCGTTGACGACGCCTTGATCATGCGGATGAAAATTCGCGAGATCGCGACCAAGGCCGGGTGGACCGTCGTAGCGGAAGCCCCGAACGGCGCCGAAGCCGTGCGACTGTTCGACGAGCATCATCCCGACATGGTGACGCTTGATATGGTCATGCCCGAAATGGACGGCCTATCCGCTCTCAAAGCCATCCGTTCAAGCCATCCCGCCGCAAACGTCGTCATGGTGAGTGCGGTAAATCAAAAAGAAAAGCTGCGAGAATGCATCACCGCCGGTGCCGTGGACTTCATTGTGAAACCGTTCGATCCCGAGCAGCTACAGGCCTTCTTCGAACGGTTTCATCGAGACATGTAA
- a CDS encoding chemotaxis protein CheA, with the protein MTNDNPPPTSDSGSPFSDDMAQYLQVYIDESEEELDGLVEAILKLEGNPHHDEALHKAFRMLHSLKGSSGMLGFEIVGNFAHELEDRFERYRSGQAILDRETTTLVLKCVDYFRLFLGRLRSDDLNQGDPTELLNQLQEHERHRSSNPETPAVVMTTMPVMTISGGLHLVVRFRPGLQLADLKARLIVARLSSIGEIISCEPPIDDAHSFDELPLFSLTLVTDRKIDEVRKIANVDGVEAIEIQGNELNMKLLVPSGPVPSGPTTIVEPPPERPFTAEATTPAPPESSAPPDASAIASDVTPGKSETEAPDAKIQSSETLRVDIGRLDRLMNLTGELVVANARFSQIASDMSPLFRNSAVFKKSRELTDRLRERFESLRQSRQQSFDKDDVWMQITQGLDEDLEALDRQSILWAEGHRHFADISDAVDQLTRVSKNLQRGVLNTRMVPVGPLFNRFKRVIRDLSTERRKQVQLIIQGEKTELDKRMIDALGDPLLHLVRNSIDHGMEGPEQRRAAGKPVVGTIVLEAAHRGNSVWITVRDDGAGINTDRIRTRIIERGLATAAQVNEMTEAQTISHIWHPGFSTAESVTEISGRGVGMDIVRSTISELSGTIEVASTPGVGTTFTIRLPLTLAIIHSLMMRYQNDYFSIPLDDVREIVSIPRDQIHVVHRHVTIDVRGELISLVSMKGIFKWGTTSNSPELSTTSTTRTANVVVIHARGKTLGLTVDSLVGRADLVIKSLTENFQPVRGLSGASILGDGAVCLMIDSAALIDLAAERTLTGAV; encoded by the coding sequence ATGACCAATGACAACCCGCCACCGACGTCGGACTCTGGCTCGCCCTTCTCGGACGACATGGCCCAGTACCTTCAAGTCTATATCGACGAATCAGAAGAAGAGCTCGACGGTCTGGTCGAAGCGATCCTGAAACTTGAAGGGAACCCGCACCACGACGAAGCGCTGCACAAAGCATTTCGCATGCTGCACTCTTTGAAAGGATCCTCCGGGATGCTGGGCTTCGAAATCGTGGGGAATTTTGCCCACGAACTCGAAGATCGTTTCGAACGCTATCGATCGGGACAGGCGATCCTGGATCGGGAAACAACCACGCTCGTCCTCAAATGCGTCGACTACTTTCGCCTGTTTCTGGGACGCTTGCGAAGCGATGATCTCAACCAGGGCGACCCTACCGAACTGCTGAATCAGCTTCAGGAACACGAACGACACAGATCCTCAAATCCAGAAACACCCGCCGTCGTCATGACGACGATGCCCGTCATGACGATCTCCGGCGGCCTGCATCTGGTTGTTCGGTTTCGCCCCGGCCTGCAACTGGCGGACCTCAAGGCGCGACTGATCGTCGCGCGACTGTCCTCTATCGGCGAAATCATCTCGTGCGAGCCACCAATCGATGATGCGCATAGCTTCGACGAACTCCCGCTGTTCTCCTTGACGCTCGTGACCGATCGAAAGATCGACGAAGTCCGCAAGATCGCCAACGTCGACGGGGTTGAAGCCATCGAGATTCAAGGCAACGAGCTGAATATGAAGCTGCTGGTTCCATCAGGACCAGTTCCATCAGGACCGACGACGATCGTCGAGCCACCACCAGAGCGTCCCTTCACTGCCGAAGCAACGACACCTGCCCCACCAGAGTCCTCCGCACCTCCTGACGCGTCTGCCATTGCTTCCGATGTAACTCCCGGCAAGTCCGAGACAGAAGCCCCCGACGCGAAAATCCAGTCCAGCGAAACCCTCCGAGTCGATATTGGCCGTCTTGATCGCCTCATGAACCTCACGGGCGAACTTGTCGTTGCAAACGCCCGCTTCTCGCAAATCGCCAGTGACATGAGTCCACTGTTCCGAAATAGCGCCGTCTTTAAGAAGTCACGCGAGTTAACGGATCGACTTCGAGAACGATTCGAGAGCCTTCGTCAATCACGCCAACAATCGTTCGACAAGGACGACGTTTGGATGCAGATCACACAGGGCCTCGACGAGGATCTGGAAGCGCTCGACCGGCAATCAATTCTTTGGGCCGAGGGACATCGTCACTTTGCGGACATCAGTGACGCCGTCGATCAACTCACGCGCGTTTCCAAGAATCTGCAGCGAGGCGTACTGAATACGCGCATGGTCCCCGTCGGCCCGTTGTTCAACCGCTTCAAACGGGTCATTCGCGATTTGTCCACGGAACGCCGCAAACAGGTGCAGTTGATCATCCAAGGAGAAAAAACGGAACTCGACAAGCGAATGATCGACGCGCTCGGCGATCCCTTGCTGCATCTTGTTCGGAATTCCATCGATCACGGTATGGAAGGCCCTGAGCAGCGTCGGGCCGCCGGAAAGCCAGTGGTCGGGACGATCGTTCTCGAAGCCGCCCACCGCGGGAACAGCGTTTGGATCACGGTCCGTGACGATGGAGCCGGAATCAATACCGACCGGATTCGCACCCGGATTATCGAGCGAGGTCTCGCGACGGCGGCCCAAGTGAATGAGATGACCGAAGCGCAGACGATCAGCCACATCTGGCATCCAGGTTTCAGCACCGCCGAATCGGTGACGGAAATCTCGGGACGCGGGGTCGGCATGGATATTGTCCGCAGCACCATCTCTGAACTCAGCGGTACGATCGAAGTCGCATCCACACCAGGAGTCGGAACCACGTTCACGATTCGATTGCCGCTAACCCTCGCGATCATCCACAGCTTGATGATGCGTTATCAGAACGATTACTTTTCGATCCCGCTCGACGATGTCCGCGAGATTGTTTCCATCCCGCGCGATCAGATTCATGTGGTCCACCGTCACGTCACCATTGATGTTCGAGGTGAGCTGATTTCCTTGGTCAGCATGAAGGGGATCTTCAAGTGGGGCACGACGAGCAACTCGCCGGAATTGTCAACGACGAGCACCACTCGCACGGCAAATGTCGTCGTGATTCATGCCCGTGGAAAAACACTGGGACTGACCGTCGATTCACTGGTGGGTCGAGCCGATCTGGTCATCAAGTCCCTGACAGAGAATTTTCAGCCCGTCCGTGGATTGTCAGGTGCCAGCATTTTGGGAGATGGCGCCGTCTGCCTGATGATTGATTCGGCGGCGCTCATTGACCTCGCGGCGGAACGAACGCTCACAGGTGCCGTCTGA
- a CDS encoding CheR family methyltransferase, which translates to MDASQLTAQEFEQFQALIFQLCGIRVPENKVTLLSNRIRRRLKGTGAVDFQAYLKLLRSPAGRDEREEFLNVVTTNETSFFRTEKHFEWLGTTFVDELRERARLGTHPQSIRIWSAACSSGEEPYTIAMCLAENRHKLTDWKIEIHGTDISETVLAKARAGLFGPDVATEVPEKLRARYFHHEAGSSCWEAKSSLKQLVTVSNHNLMEPNPQKAYDCIFIRNVLIYFSRESKQIVINHLVHSLAPGGYLVVGPSEGIFDMLGMLQKRSTFLYQKA; encoded by the coding sequence GTGGATGCTTCGCAACTGACGGCGCAGGAATTTGAACAGTTTCAGGCGTTAATCTTTCAACTCTGTGGGATTCGCGTGCCGGAGAACAAGGTGACGTTGCTCAGCAATCGGATTCGCCGACGATTGAAAGGAACTGGAGCCGTTGACTTCCAGGCCTATCTGAAGCTGCTGCGTTCGCCGGCCGGGCGCGATGAACGTGAAGAGTTCCTGAATGTCGTGACCACGAATGAAACGTCGTTCTTCCGGACCGAGAAACATTTCGAATGGCTCGGCACAACGTTCGTCGACGAGCTACGCGAACGAGCGCGCCTGGGGACGCACCCCCAAAGTATCCGTATCTGGTCGGCCGCCTGTAGCAGCGGCGAAGAACCCTACACGATCGCGATGTGCCTGGCTGAGAACCGCCACAAGCTGACTGACTGGAAGATCGAGATTCACGGAACTGACATTAGCGAAACGGTACTTGCAAAAGCCCGCGCCGGGCTCTTTGGGCCCGATGTTGCCACGGAAGTCCCAGAAAAACTTCGAGCAAGATACTTTCATCACGAAGCCGGATCATCGTGCTGGGAAGCGAAATCTTCACTGAAGCAACTCGTCACCGTCTCGAATCACAATTTGATGGAGCCCAATCCTCAAAAGGCGTACGACTGTATCTTCATTCGAAACGTCTTGATCTATTTCAGTCGGGAATCCAAGCAAATCGTCATTAACCATCTCGTCCACTCACTGGCCCCAGGAGGGTATCTGGTGGTGGGACCCTCAGAGGGAATCTTTGACATGCTCGGCATGCTCCAGAAGCGATCCACGTTCCTTTATCAGAAAGCGTAG
- a CDS encoding methyl-accepting chemotaxis protein, producing MALDKPARPTRSRGRAAAARQTLDFEQLVKNASIRVIVADRDLNLVYMNPASVKTLTELQHLLPFPVDQLIGKSIDVFHANPESQRRLLSNPKNLPHHAEIQLGPEILDLNVTALYDSEGNYFGPMVNWDRITEKKILEMQQADYAAQMEAIGRTNLIIQFLPDGTVITANDNFLNAMGYSLDEIRGHHHRMFVDHQFAQTSDYRDFWAKLQRGEHIADDFKRIAKGGREVWIRAAYNPIADAHGKILKVVKFATDITSAVLAQNETLRIQTEQRAAAEDLRKRVTLLTTVVEAIANGDLTQNVEDAGNDDLSRLAASVRRMSIDLRELISQVIESADQQNEGAQAIAESSQNLSESAQTQAASVEQMSASVEDLLRSIQVISESAAIAKQQAGSTTGLAQSGGSSVTEAIAAMKLIQKSSEQINDIIQVISEIASQTNLLALNAAIEAARAGEHGLGFAVVADEVRKLAERSSLAAKEITQLIKESTRRVSEGAQLSEKVGHSLHAIVQAVEQTAGGITRIAESTEVQAESAKEVQSAIHSVGKTTESNAASSEELAASAEELGAQASTMRDLVKRFKV from the coding sequence ATGGCTTTGGACAAACCGGCCCGCCCCACACGCAGCCGAGGTCGCGCGGCCGCCGCGCGACAGACCCTGGATTTTGAACAACTCGTCAAAAACGCATCCATTCGCGTCATCGTCGCCGATCGAGACCTCAATCTCGTCTACATGAATCCAGCATCAGTGAAGACGCTGACTGAACTGCAACATTTGTTGCCGTTTCCGGTCGATCAACTCATAGGTAAGTCGATCGACGTCTTTCACGCCAATCCCGAAAGCCAACGCAGGCTGCTCTCGAATCCCAAGAATCTTCCACATCATGCCGAAATTCAGCTTGGCCCCGAAATCCTCGACCTGAACGTGACCGCCTTGTATGACTCCGAAGGAAATTACTTCGGCCCCATGGTCAATTGGGATCGCATCACCGAGAAGAAAATACTCGAGATGCAGCAAGCCGATTATGCGGCACAAATGGAAGCCATCGGCCGCACCAATCTCATCATCCAATTCCTTCCCGATGGCACCGTCATCACGGCGAATGACAATTTTCTAAACGCGATGGGCTATTCGCTCGACGAAATTCGCGGCCACCATCACCGCATGTTTGTCGATCATCAGTTCGCGCAAACCAGCGACTACCGCGATTTCTGGGCGAAACTGCAACGCGGCGAACATATCGCGGATGACTTCAAACGGATTGCCAAGGGAGGCCGCGAAGTCTGGATCAGAGCCGCGTACAATCCGATCGCCGACGCGCATGGCAAAATTCTGAAGGTCGTCAAATTCGCAACCGATATTACCAGCGCCGTGCTGGCCCAGAACGAAACGCTGCGAATCCAGACCGAACAGCGCGCCGCTGCGGAAGACCTGCGAAAACGCGTGACGTTACTGACGACCGTAGTCGAAGCGATCGCCAATGGTGATCTGACCCAAAACGTCGAGGACGCCGGCAATGACGACCTCAGTCGATTGGCCGCCAGTGTTCGCCGGATGAGCATTGATCTACGGGAATTGATCAGCCAGGTCATTGAGTCTGCGGACCAGCAGAATGAAGGCGCGCAGGCCATAGCCGAGAGTTCACAAAACCTCAGCGAATCCGCGCAAACACAGGCTGCCTCGGTCGAACAGATGTCCGCTTCGGTCGAAGATCTGCTCAGATCGATCCAGGTCATCTCTGAAAGTGCCGCCATTGCCAAACAGCAGGCGGGCTCGACGACGGGCCTGGCTCAGTCCGGCGGTTCGTCCGTCACCGAAGCGATCGCCGCGATGAAACTGATCCAGAAATCGAGCGAGCAGATCAATGACATCATCCAGGTGATCAGCGAGATTGCCAGCCAGACAAATCTGCTGGCACTCAACGCCGCAATTGAAGCCGCACGCGCCGGAGAACATGGATTGGGATTCGCCGTCGTTGCCGACGAAGTTCGGAAACTGGCGGAACGTTCCAGCCTGGCCGCCAAAGAAATCACGCAGCTCATCAAAGAGTCGACACGACGCGTCTCTGAAGGAGCTCAACTGTCCGAGAAAGTGGGGCATTCGTTGCATGCGATTGTCCAGGCAGTCGAACAAACAGCGGGCGGAATCACCCGTATCGCCGAGTCCACGGAGGTACAGGCCGAGAGTGCGAAAGAGGTTCAATCGGCCATTCATTCCGTGGGAAAAACGACAGAATCAAATGCGGCCAGCTCGGAAGAATTGGCCGCGAGCGCCGAAGAACTGGGTGCTCAAGCCTCCACCATGCGAGACTTGGTGAAGAGATTCAAAGTCTGA